The genomic segment TCCAATAATAAAGTTACAGGACCATCGTTAGTTAATGTTACTTCCATGTGAGCTCTAAACTGTCCTGTTTGAACAGTGACATAACTCTCTTTAGCTTTATCAATAAATTGATTAAATAGTCCTTCTGCCTCTACAACAGGTGCTCCAGTTGAATAACTTGGTCTTCTACCCTTACGACAGTCACCATAAAGTGTAAAGTTAGGTACAATGAGCAGACCACCCTTTACATCACTAAGAGACAAGTTCATTTTATCATTCTCGTCTTCAAATATTCTCAGTTTTGTAATTTTCTCAAGCATATATTCCATGGTTTTTTCATCGTCTCCCTGTTTAAATCCAACTAAAACCATGATTCCTTTTTCAATCTTGCCAATAATTTGATCTTCAACAACAACTTGTGCATGACTAACTCTTTGTATCACTGCTCGCATCATGTACCTCCAAATACTAAAATATACTCTATCACAACTCCTTAATAGGAGGTTCTTATAATATCACGTATACCTGGTATCATATTTATCTTGTCAATGATTTTCTCAAGCTGAGCTTTACCATTGATTTCAATAGTTATATTGAAATAAGCTGAACCTTCTTTAGTGGTTCTTGCATTCAAGTATCTGACGGGTATTTTTTCGTCTTTAAGTATACTGGATATATCTATTATAATACCCTGTCTGTCATCAGAAATTACTTGAATTTCAGTTTGATACAGGCGTTTTGGCATTTCCTGTTCATCACCTAACCATTCTGCATCGATTAGTCGTTGACGATCCTCTTCAGAACAGTGGATCATATTAACACAATCAGTACGATGAATAGAAACACCTCTTCCCCTTGTGACAAATCCGATAATTTCATCACCTGGTACTGGGTTACAGCATTTAGAGAACCTAACAGCTACATCATGGATCCCACGAACTGTTATACCACTCTTAGACTTCTTAGGTGTCTGTGGTACTTTTTGATCAGTCATCTGCTCAATGACTTCTTCATCAGTAATATTCGTCTTTTGAAGTTTTTTATGTTCTTCATACAGTCGATTAACTACCTGACCTTCTTTTAGTCCTCCATGTCCAATTGCTGCATAAACTGCATCCCAATCTTTAAAACCATACTTGCGTAGTACAATATCCATCCACTCTGGCTTTAAGATGACACTTAGTTGTATCCCTTTAGACTTTGCATATTTATCGAAAAGTTCTTTACCTTTTTCTATGTTTTCCTGCTTAAACTCTTTTCTGAACCATTGATTAATTTTGTTCTTGGCTTGAGAACTCTTTACAATGCTTAACCAATCCCGACTAGGTCCTTTTGAGTTTTGAGAAGTTATAATCTCAATACGGTCCCCATTCTTAATTTTATAATCGAAAGTTACAATTTTGCCATTCACTCTAGCGCCAACCATTTTATTTCCTACTGCCGAATGTATATGGTAGGCAAAATCAATAGGTGTTGATCCTCGAGGCATATCAAAGACATCCCCCCTAGGTGTAAAGGCATAAACAGAATCATTATAGACATTTAAATCTAGTTTTAGCGCATCCATGAATTCTTTATTATCAGACATTTCTATCTGCCATTCAAGGATTTGTCTTAACCAAGATAACTTCTCTTCTTCATTTTCCTCGGCACTCTTACCAGATTTACCTTCTTTATACTTCCAATGAGCTGCGATACCATATTCAGCTGATCGATGCATTTCCAAAGTTCGAATCTGTACTTCAAAGGGTTCCCCTTCTGGTCCCATTAAAGTCGTATGAAGAGACTGATACATATTAGGTTTAGGCATAGCAATATAGTCCTTGAATCGCCCCGGAATAGGTGTATAAAGTTCATGAATGACACCTAATGCGCCATAACAATCTTTAACAGAATCCACGATAACACGGAGTGCAAATAAATCATATATTTGATCCAATGTTTTATTCTGACTAACCATTTTTTTATAAATAGAAAAGAAATGCTTAGGGCGTCCTTCAACTTTAGCTTCTATACTTACCTGTTCTAGATGTTCATTGATTTCTTTGACAATATTATCGATGAAGTTAAATCGTTCGTCTCTTTTACGATTAATCTTGTGGCTTAGATCTGAATAAGCTTCTTTATGAAGGTATTTAAGTGCTAAGTCTTCAAGTTCAACCTTAATCTTAGATATACCTAAGCGATGTGCTAGAGGAGCATAGATATCCAAGGTCTCTTTTGCCTTTTTCAATTGATTAGGCTCAGGCATATATTTCAAGGTACGTAAATTGTGCAGCCTATCAGCTAACTTAATAAGAATCACTCTGATATCTTTCGCCATGGCTAAAAACATTTTTCGATAGTTCTCAGCCTGAATCTCTTCTTTATCAGTGGTATAAGTAATTTCTGTCTGAGTCAACTTCGTTACACCATCAACCAACTCCGCGACCTCAATACCGAATATTTCAGCCACTTCATCAAAGGAGTACACTGTATCTTCTATAACATCATGTAAAATACCTGCCGTAATGGATTCTAAGTCTAATTCTAAATCAGCTAAAATATAAGCAACTTCTAGAGGATGTATAATATAAGGTTCCCCTGATTTACGAAACTGATTTTCATGCGCTTCATTAGCCAACTTGTATGCCTTTTCAACAAGTTCATAGCTATTGGCTGGATGATAAGATTCTATTTTTTCTATTAAACGATCGTATATTTGATCAACCATCATTCCACCTACTTTGGATATGAATTGTGTAGTAATTTTTAGTTTATCATTCTATTATAAGATTTTTTTTAGAAACTTTCAACTTATTCCTACTAACGACTAAAAAAAAATCCTAAATTCATAGGATTTTCTGTCTGAATACTATTATAATTTATTTTTTTAGATAAAGCAAGTTGATCTATTCCTTATCAAATTCTTCCATGTAAGCAAATAGAAGATCGCACTTTTTTTTGTTGCCTTGATTATCATCTTTTTCATATTTTTTAAATACATCCATCATATATCTATTGATTTCTTTTAATTCTTCTTCAGTTACATAAATACTTTCAAAGGATACCCCACCATTAATCTTGGTACTAGGCGGCATCTTATCAAGATTATGACGTTTTTTATAGTCTTCAGCCTTTATAATCTGGAAACCAAAGGTTTCCTTGGCAAGATCAAAGACATTACCAAATATACCCTCAATATCACTTTTACTCACAGATTTCTTAACATCATCGTCCATTTTTATAACAAAACTCTCTGCTGTGGGCAAATAATACTTTGCAATAATACCATTAATGTTTTCAGTATGATCTAAGACTAAAATGTTAACAGCTACTAATTTCTGAACATGATAATGGACTTTGGACGGTTTTTCTCCCAATGCTACCCCCATCTGCTTAACAGTCATTGGCTCATTCGCCTCTAAGACACATTTAAGTATTTTCATACGGTAGGGATCGGAGAATACTTTTACTTCTTCTAAAGTTGTAAGGTTCTTAACTCTATCCACTCTATTCACCTCTCCCTACATTATAGTCTTGTTCTTAAAATTAAGCAACATTACTCCATGACTTCTTCAGCATGCTCATTATCAAGTGATGCCTTTGGTGGCTTAACCATCCAATAATAAGCTAATGCACTTACAAACAGTCCAATGGCTGTTAAGAGTAATATACTGGAAGATGTCATAATATCATATAATGCGCCAAAGACCATCTGTCCTAATGGAGCAGCTAAAATCATAAATGTCCCTGCAACAGCACTAACTCGACCAAGGATTTCAACAGGTACAATACTTTGTATCTCTGTTTGTAGGGCTATGTTAATGAGCATAACAATACTGATAACAATTACGCCTGCTAGGATGATTAATGCTATAGGCACCCATAGTGTTACATAGCGCGACATCAATTGTGACCATAAAGTTAGTGACATACCAGCTACAATGAGAGCACTTAGACTAAACCCTATATAAGTAGCCTTATTATAACCCACCTTTTTAATAACCAATGGTGCAAACAGAGGTCCAATGAGCATCCCTAGTGCTAATAATGTATTTAGTAAACCAAATTGAATATCGTTCACCAAAAGAATATTTTTTAGTATATAAGGGATTGAAACACCAAAGAGAGGTGATAGTGCGAAATTCACAATAAATCCAAAAGTGATGAATGCTAATATTTCTCTTGTCTTAATTATAAATCTAAAACCTTCTTTAAAGTCAGCTGTAAAACTTTTAAAATTAAGGGGTGATTTTTTCTTCATCGCAGGTAATTGAATAAAGACTTCACTTAATGCAGATATAAAGAAACTCATACTATTTATTATTAGAATAACCAGCATTCCAAATACACCGTAAAGAAGACCAGCAACAACAGGTGCTCCTATGTTAGATATACTATCCAAAAACGCGTTGGCGCTATTGGCATCAGCTAAATCTTCTTTTTCTACAACAGTAGGTATTACAGTACCCATGGCTGGTGAGAAAAAGATATTGATTAATGCCATGATTAATTCAACAATGATAATCAGCCATATAGGTAATTGACCTTGAACAATATAATATGAAGCAAAGAGCATCATCACCACACCACTGAGTATATCTAATCCAACAATAATTTTTTTCTTATCAAAGCGATCAACGATTACTCCTGCAAAAGGACCGATCAGCAAACGTGGTATATAGGCGATGGCCAGCACTGAAGCAAATAGTGTTGCAGAACCAGTCGTGTTAAGTACATATAAGGATAGAACAAAACTTTGAATATATGTTCCAAAATTAGAAACGAACCTTCCCAAAACTGTCAATGCAAGATTCCTATTTCTTAATAATATTTTCATAACAACACCCCTATAAAAATAATTTGATCAAGCAAATATACCTTAACGTTCAATATATTTTGCTCGTTCAATTTTATTTTATCACTAGTAATATATTGTGTCAAGTAATATCTTTCCATTTATTCTGGGCGGAATTGATAAAACCATTGATGTAGAAAGCGCATAAGACCTACGATGGAGCAGGGAAACATGGACGGGAAGCTCCGTAGTCTAAGACATGGACATCTTTTCTGCTGGTGTAATTGTACACCTTATGCGCATAACCTATATGGATTATTATTTTTGGGCATCAAAAAAGCAGGCTTTCGCCTGCTTCAATAATTAATATTTAATGATAGAATGTACGTTATAGCCTTCTAATAACTTTCTACCGTTTAGAAACTCTAATTCAATTAAGTAGACAAATCCCACGATTTCTCCACCCATTTCCTCAATGAGCTCTACCATGGCTTTGGAAGTACCACCAGTTGCTAATAAATCATCCACGATAACAACTTTCTGTCCTGGTCGAATAGCATCGATATGCATTTCTATGGTAGCCGTTCCATACTCTAAATCATATTCTTTTTCCTTAGTTTCGAAAGGTAACTTCCCTTTTTTTCTAACTGGGATAAAACCCTTCTTTAAGTTGTATGAAACAGGTACACCAAATATAAACCCTCTTGATTCTGGTCCGATAACATAGTCAAAATCTAAATCCTTAATCTTATCTTGAATCTGATTAACAGCTTCAGTTAAGCTATCTGGGTCTTGTAGGATTGGAGTGATGTCTTTAAATACGATCCCTTCTTTTGGAAAATCATAAACATCTCTTACTACTTTACTTAAATCCATTAAAAACTCCCCTTTATCTAAAGAAATACTTATTCACAATTAATCCACTATATATTATAACATAAGATTGAAAAATTACTAGTACTTTTTTAAAGCTCACCTCAATAAGCAGTCTATGATATGCTGTTCTATTATTTTGCATACTAAAATTATCAGTTTTGATTTCAGTAAGCCTGTCCACACACAAACTTAATCCAATGTAGGCCGAAAGCATGTAAGGTGTTCTATGGAGCAGCGAACCATGGACTGTGAGCCCGGCTATCTTAGACATGGACGTCTATCTAGCCGGCGAATAGAATACCTTACAGGCTTGACTCATCACTGATCAGCTAAAGCTTTTGAATCTAAACACTCTTTTTAAGCTGCTGATAAATCTCAGATTGCTCCAAATCAACCTTCTTATTTGTAAACAATGAAAATTCAACAATAGTACCACGCATTTCATAGCTCATCAGCTCTAATTCTTTAAATATAGCTAAGCAATTCTTAATCTTATTGAGGTGAATTTGTTCACCATATTGTTGATCAATATGATCCTTTAACACTTCAATAGTAATAGTATTCCCATATATGCGCTTATAGTTCACTAAACTCTTGTAAATCATAGCGAAATCTTTTCTTTCAGGTACTTGTTCAGAATTATCTTCATAGGCATGGATATCCCTTAATAGAATCTGTGGCTTAACGACACCTTTCCATTCATTGCGATCTAACTTTCCTACAACTTTACAACTTAGATTAGCAAATAAACTGCTGCTGTACTCACCGATGCCAAAACCGATAGCATCAACGTTATTATAACCTAAAGATAGTTTTAAATGATTCCTCTCTTTTCCAATAGCCCTCGCATCATTAATTTTTGTTTCAATGCAAAACATTGGCTCTGGATTCCCCATCCCATACGGTCTTAATACATCTATTTGATTAATAAATTCTAGAGATACATCTTTTTCAGGCAAATGTGCGTCCAGTTTTAATTTAGGTACTAAAGTATCTTTCTGCATATTTTCCTCTGCAAAAGTATTTAAGCGTTTTTGCAATTCAGCAACTTTAGACACATCTAAAGACATACCAGCTGCCATTTCGTGACCACCAAATTTATCCATCAAATCATTACAGGAATAAACTGCATCAAATATACTAAATCCCTCTACGCTACGTGCAGATCCAGATGCGACACCATCTTCTACACATAATATTATGCTTGGACGATAATATTTTTCAGTAATCCTAGAGGCTACAATTCCAATAACACCATGGTGCCATTCTTCACTTGCAACTACTAGAATTTTATTTTCATCTATATTGATACTGTTTTCAATGATAGCAACTGCCTCGTCGTAAATCTGCTGCTCTAAAGCTTGTCTCTTTAAATTTTCTTCATTGAGTTCTTTAGCTATGACTAAAGCCTCTGCATCATCTGTACATGTAAATAACCTTACACCACGAGCTGCATCACCTAAACGACCTGCTGCATTAAGACGAGGAGCTACTCGAAAGCCAATAATACCACTGGAGATTTCCTGATCAGATTGATAACCAGTCACTTCTAATAAGTTCTTCAAACCAGTGTTCCATGTGTTAGGGATGGTTTGGAAAGCATGTTTCACAATAATTCTATTTTCATTAACTAATGGTACAATATCTGCAACAGTCCCAACCGCTACAATATCAAGGTATTTCCAAATAATATCCACACAGTCCATGGCTATACTTAAGGCCTGCATCAATTTGAAAGCAACACCTACACCAGCTAATTCTTTAAAAGGATAAGGACAATCTTCTTGCTTAGGATCTATGACAGACAAAGCCTTCGGTATGACTTCTTGTGGCTCATGATGGTCTGTAATAATAATGTCCACGCCTAATTCTTTACATACTTCAACCTGATCCACTGCAGTGATTCCTGTGTCCACAGTGACAATAAGATCTGTTTCCTGTTCCTTTAATTTTTCTATAGCACCAGTATTGATACCATAGCCTTCTTCTAATCGATTGGGTATGTAATAGTCCACATTGAATCCACATTCTCCCAAGAACATGACAAGGATAGATGTGCTTGTTATGCCATCCACATCATAATCACCATATATAACTAGTTTTTCACTCTTTTCTTTTGCTTTTATGATACGGTTAACTGCCTTTTCCATACCTTTTAATAAATATGGATCGTGAAAGTTTTCAAAAGTAGGATTTAAAAACAAACTCACTTCATGATCTTCAAGTATTTTTCTATTATAAAGTAATTTAGCTGTAATCAAGGAGATATTATGCTTTTGACTTAATCCTTTAATGATAACATCATCTTGCTCTCTTTCGTTCCAAATGTACTTAGGTCCTAACATATCATCATCTTCCTAAATGTTTTAAAAATAATTTAAAGCCAGCATAAAAGCTGGCTCTATAAATATATCTTATTTAATTATAGCAAATCTTTAGGACAAAATAAACCCTAAACATATTTTGTTTTTAAGCTTTAGCTAATCTTTTTTCTTCTTTATCTTTGAATAAATGCCATACTGGACTGGCAATAAAGATTGAAGAATAAGTACCACTTAATATACCAATCATTAATGGGAATGCAAATTCTTTAATAGCTGGTACACCTAAGATATAAAGCATTGCAACCATCACAACTGTTGTCACTGATGTATTAATTGAACGAGATAACGTCTGTTTAATACTTCGATTAACTAACCCAGAGTAGTCTCCTCTACGCATAACTGCCTGGTTCTCTCTAATTCTATCAAACACAACGATGGTATCATTGATGGAGTAACCAACAATGGTCAGCATAGCTGCAATGAAAGAGTTGTTAACGGGTATGCTAAAAATAGAGTATACTGCTAAAACAATTAATACGTCATGTAATAATGCTGCAATTGCACTTACACCTGTTGTAATATCATGGAATCTAAAGGAAATATATATTAACATAACAACTGAAGCTATAACAATCGCCAATAGTGCATCTCTCTGCATTTCGCCGCTTATTGTACCTGAAATATTTGAATGACTTAGTAAGTCCCCATCTTTACCACTTTGTAGGCCATATTCTGTAGCAAGAGCATTAAATACTTCTGTTCTTTCGTCTGTAGATAATTCCTTCGTCTTAATAATAACTTCTTGTGAACCTGTAACCTTTTGTATATCAGCACCTTCTGCCTTTGAACCAAGTACATCTTCTACAACAGCACGGATATCGCCTTCTGTGAAATCTTGTCCAATTTGAACATGCATCATGGTACCACCGGCAAACTCAATGTCATAATTTAAACCGCGTACCATCATTA from the Vallitalea okinawensis genome contains:
- the dtd gene encoding D-aminoacyl-tRNA deacylase, whose amino-acid sequence is MRAVIQRVSHAQVVVEDQIIGKIEKGIMVLVGFKQGDDEKTMEYMLEKITKLRIFEDENDKMNLSLSDVKGGLLIVPNFTLYGDCRKGRRPSYSTGAPVVEAEGLFNQFIDKAKESYVTVQTGQFRAHMEVTLTNDGPVTLLLDSDKEF
- a CDS encoding RelA/SpoT family protein gives rise to the protein MVDQIYDRLIEKIESYHPANSYELVEKAYKLANEAHENQFRKSGEPYIIHPLEVAYILADLELDLESITAGILHDVIEDTVYSFDEVAEIFGIEVAELVDGVTKLTQTEITYTTDKEEIQAENYRKMFLAMAKDIRVILIKLADRLHNLRTLKYMPEPNQLKKAKETLDIYAPLAHRLGISKIKVELEDLALKYLHKEAYSDLSHKINRKRDERFNFIDNIVKEINEHLEQVSIEAKVEGRPKHFFSIYKKMVSQNKTLDQIYDLFALRVIVDSVKDCYGALGVIHELYTPIPGRFKDYIAMPKPNMYQSLHTTLMGPEGEPFEVQIRTLEMHRSAEYGIAAHWKYKEGKSGKSAEENEEEKLSWLRQILEWQIEMSDNKEFMDALKLDLNVYNDSVYAFTPRGDVFDMPRGSTPIDFAYHIHSAVGNKMVGARVNGKIVTFDYKIKNGDRIEIITSQNSKGPSRDWLSIVKSSQAKNKINQWFRKEFKQENIEKGKELFDKYAKSKGIQLSVILKPEWMDIVLRKYGFKDWDAVYAAIGHGGLKEGQVVNRLYEEHKKLQKTNITDEEVIEQMTDQKVPQTPKKSKSGITVRGIHDVAVRFSKCCNPVPGDEIIGFVTRGRGVSIHRTDCVNMIHCSEEDRQRLIDAEWLGDEQEMPKRLYQTEIQVISDDRQGIIIDISSILKDEKIPVRYLNARTTKEGSAYFNITIEINGKAQLEKIIDKINMIPGIRDIIRTSY
- a CDS encoding winged helix-turn-helix domain-containing protein, with translation MDRVKNLTTLEEVKVFSDPYRMKILKCVLEANEPMTVKQMGVALGEKPSKVHYHVQKLVAVNILVLDHTENINGIIAKYYLPTAESFVIKMDDDVKKSVSKSDIEGIFGNVFDLAKETFGFQIIKAEDYKKRHNLDKMPPSTKINGGVSFESIYVTEEELKEINRYMMDVFKKYEKDDNQGNKKKCDLLFAYMEEFDKE
- a CDS encoding MFS transporter, yielding MKILLRNRNLALTVLGRFVSNFGTYIQSFVLSLYVLNTTGSATLFASVLAIAYIPRLLIGPFAGVIVDRFDKKKIIVGLDILSGVVMMLFASYYIVQGQLPIWLIIIVELIMALINIFFSPAMGTVIPTVVEKEDLADANSANAFLDSISNIGAPVVAGLLYGVFGMLVILIINSMSFFISALSEVFIQLPAMKKKSPLNFKSFTADFKEGFRFIIKTREILAFITFGFIVNFALSPLFGVSIPYILKNILLVNDIQFGLLNTLLALGMLIGPLFAPLVIKKVGYNKATYIGFSLSALIVAGMSLTLWSQLMSRYVTLWVPIALIILAGVIVISIVMLINIALQTEIQSIVPVEILGRVSAVAGTFMILAAPLGQMVFGALYDIMTSSSILLLTAIGLFVSALAYYWMVKPPKASLDNEHAEEVME
- a CDS encoding adenine phosphoribosyltransferase; its protein translation is MDLSKVVRDVYDFPKEGIVFKDITPILQDPDSLTEAVNQIQDKIKDLDFDYVIGPESRGFIFGVPVSYNLKKGFIPVRKKGKLPFETKEKEYDLEYGTATIEMHIDAIRPGQKVVIVDDLLATGGTSKAMVELIEEMGGEIVGFVYLIELEFLNGRKLLEGYNVHSIIKY
- the recJ gene encoding single-stranded-DNA-specific exonuclease RecJ is translated as MLGPKYIWNEREQDDVIIKGLSQKHNISLITAKLLYNRKILEDHEVSLFLNPTFENFHDPYLLKGMEKAVNRIIKAKEKSEKLVIYGDYDVDGITSTSILVMFLGECGFNVDYYIPNRLEEGYGINTGAIEKLKEQETDLIVTVDTGITAVDQVEVCKELGVDIIITDHHEPQEVIPKALSVIDPKQEDCPYPFKELAGVGVAFKLMQALSIAMDCVDIIWKYLDIVAVGTVADIVPLVNENRIIVKHAFQTIPNTWNTGLKNLLEVTGYQSDQEISSGIIGFRVAPRLNAAGRLGDAARGVRLFTCTDDAEALVIAKELNEENLKRQALEQQIYDEAVAIIENSINIDENKILVVASEEWHHGVIGIVASRITEKYYRPSIILCVEDGVASGSARSVEGFSIFDAVYSCNDLMDKFGGHEMAAGMSLDVSKVAELQKRLNTFAEENMQKDTLVPKLKLDAHLPEKDVSLEFINQIDVLRPYGMGNPEPMFCIETKINDARAIGKERNHLKLSLGYNNVDAIGFGIGEYSSSLFANLSCKVVGKLDRNEWKGVVKPQILLRDIHAYEDNSEQVPERKDFAMIYKSLVNYKRIYGNTITIEVLKDHIDQQYGEQIHLNKIKNCLAIFKELELMSYEMRGTIVEFSLFTNKKVDLEQSEIYQQLKKSV
- the secF gene encoding protein translocase subunit SecF yields the protein MKIVENKKYWFIISLTIIIIGLGLMMVRGLNYDIEFAGGTMMHVQIGQDFTEGDIRAVVEDVLGSKAEGADIQKVTGSQEVIIKTKELSTDERTEVFNALATEYGLQSGKDGDLLSHSNISGTISGEMQRDALLAIVIASVVMLIYISFRFHDITTGVSAIAALLHDVLIVLAVYSIFSIPVNNSFIAAMLTIVGYSINDTIVVFDRIRENQAVMRRGDYSGLVNRSIKQTLSRSINTSVTTVVMVAMLYILGVPAIKEFAFPLMIGILSGTYSSIFIASPVWHLFKDKEEKRLAKA